TGGCCAGCCTTGAGGGTGAACTTCGGGGGGAAGCGGTAGGTGAGGGGGGGATCATCCCCATTCTGCCTCTTGATCTGCCAGTTCCCCATGGCCTGGTCCTGTGAGAGAGAGCAGAGACCCTCAGAATCCTCTCCAGCTTGTCCCATTCACCTCCTGCCCCTAGGGTGAAGCGGGGCTGAACCTCACCCCAGGGACCCTAGGGTGCCAggacccagcacatccctctgtctgtcctgagcagccaagatcCCTGCCATGGCTCTCAGGGTCCCTGGCACAGAGCTCAAAATGCCTGTGTGGCTTTGATTATGGCCTGTGGAACAAATTACCAaacttagatgaagatctgcaagccacaacagtttaatagaataatagtgaagttatcacggggtgaaTAAATAGGTTTTAGGGTTTtcagaatgggggttcagggggcaagatggaaaGATCTGAGTGTGCCcagcttttctccttcttcttcttgacctctatcttctgctgtgatggtgacacttttagattggtttagagtagaagctcactgtctaacataggtgacaggtattgggaagttattgtaaacattgtacacgtagtttttagtataaaaagataacaccaccctgggagcgggcagagtgcctggactgtcttgctgagtggacctcagctggacaggagaaataattttgtagataagatacaataaacaaccttggaggccatgaaatgaagagccctgaatCCTACttagcaccgggctgggaaaagagactttccaacttttcttggggtcactctgacaagctagaGACCCCAACAGTAGGGATCTCACCAAAGGCAAGCTCACCTCGTTGGACTTGTTCCTGAGACGGACAAACTTGCCCTCCAGGTCCACCTCCTCCACGCCAACACGGCCGCTGGTCCGGGCATGGTGGGAGAAGCTGGTCCGGCTCTCGCTGTCCTCCAGCTTCCTCTTCTTGGAGGAGCTCGAAGTGGACAGGTGGCTCCGGGAGGCACCTTTGTGGGatgaagggctgggggacagcctCAGCCTGTCAGGGGAGAAGAGGAGATTAAACCAGTGAGTTCACAAAGGCTGGGAccctgttgaagattgcaatgcaagatgttttccattaccatctgtatggcagattatctttgtcaagtgggcagtttgctttatttctctctttgagtgaccacattcacacctccctcaggaggggacacctgctgataacagactcttgaatgtcactgcatggctgataagaactataacatcccattgggagatgtgagcccagagggaggagccaagcattgctacccagatataatccagagttttgagacaccagcacagcttcctcCATGAGATTCCCCAGAGAAAcatcagctgcctctccttccactagatcttcagaggaagaatacatccttccctacagatcccccttgctccaacagagccacacctgaccctgcaggagggctgcagccacaattccaattggactgccaccaacaccccacagggtgtcaggttgggttctgactctgtcagtgttgctctagtgtactgcattgtttattttatccttttttattttcttttccctattaaagaactgttatttcccgctcccatatttttgcctgagagccccttaatttaaaatttatagcaattggaagaggtggggagggttcacattctccatttcaggggagcctcctgccttccttagcagactcctgtctttccaaaccaagacagaccCTCATGGCCCAGAGCTGGGCGCAGCACCCTGGGCTCACCGCTCCTCCTCGCCCTCCAGCAGCTTGCGGTAGGCGTTGATCTCCATATCCAGGGCCAGCTTGAtgtccagcagctcctggtactcatccagctgctgctgcatgcGCGCCCTCATCTCGGCCATCTCCCGCTCCTTGTCGGACAGCAGGCGCCGGTTGGTCTCGCGTTCCCTGGCCAGGATGTCCTCCAGGTCGTGCAGCTTCGCCTCCTTGGCAGCCAGCTGTGGGCAGGGGACAGATTGGTCTCCTTgagccaggtctcataagctcttggaggTCTATATGACACCTGAGATAGCTCAGCCACCTCAGATGGCATCAAATCGGCAGGGTGGTGGCTTCTGTGGTGGTTTGGAAACCGAAAAATTTCAATAAAGGCAAAATAAcagctctttacagagaaaaacggAGCCAGGGGTAAGAGGCttttgctcctggtaaaacacctcacaaaagcaattAGTTCCTTTGTTcccttctttttctagtaaattactTGGGCGagactttttggcttctgtccaattgGCTATCCTTAAATTTGAGGTGAAGCCCCCAAGGTCCTACAAGGTGTCTTTTCACCCagctgaggagagaaacttctgggcttttttcctttttttaaggagacaaaggataaTTTGGTCACTCCgtcaacagggggcacattcctacagGGAGGGAAGGTGAGGGCGAGCCACTCCACCTGGAACCATCCCAAGGAACCCTTTGGTCTCAACCCACCTGTTTCTGCAGCTGGCTGACTTCTGAGGACAGGTTGTCAATGCGGATTCgggtctgctgcagctcctcgtgGGCAGCACCCACCATGTTGCTGTTCCTCTCAGCAGACTGCTTGGCATTCTCCAGctgggggacaggacaggggcatCAGCACCTCATCACCCGCAGCCCACCCGCCCTCTTTGGGGCTGGAGGGGCGGGAGAGCGGCGTGGGGGAACCACTCACCTTCGCCCCGTAGGTTTTCTCCAGTTCCTCCTTGTACATCCTGATCTGGGCCTCGTGCTGGCtgcgcagctcctgcagggcctcggAGAGTTTGCTCTCAAACTCGCGCTGCCGCCCGTTGTCGATCTCCACCAGCCGCGTCTCGTGGCGCCGCTTGGTCTCACGCAGCTCCTGcggacaccaggggacactggCTTGTCACAGACGTGTTttaggaaaaatccttttctcaggattttttcctcctcagaagctgagaggcctcaggaacaaaatgtaaacaatggttatctgctgctgtgggatgcaacaggtgcgtctgggattggtctcatgtggttgtttctaattaatggccaatcacagtcagctggctcagactttctgctcagtcacaagcctttgttattgttctttttctattcttagcaagcctcctgatgaaataatttcttctattcttttagtataattttaatataatatatatcataaaataataaatcaagccttctgaaacatggagtcaacattctcgtctcttccctcatcctaagacccctgtgaacacagccaCACTGGGTCacctcagggaggggacacagcacaCCCAGTGGGGGTGATCCCACGCAGCACATCCCAGCTCACCTCGCTGTAGATGTTCTTCTGGAATTCCAGCTCCTCCTTGAGAGTCTGCAGCCGGTTCTCGGCATCCACGCGCCGCAGCATCTCATCCTGCAGCTGCTTCTTGGCTTCGCCCAGGGCGCTTTCCAGCtgccaggggatggagaaggAACATCACAGAGGGCTCTGGGCATGGCTGGGGAGCCACCACCCAACTGCatctgccccacagcccctggcagccccaggcagggggaTAAAAGGGATCCTTGGGTCAGCTGGAGACAGCTCtgccactgctcaccttggccaCTTGTCCCCTCAGGTCTCGCACTTCATTTTCCAGGTTTCTCTTCTCACCCAGGGCTGTGGAGAGCGCGGCCTCCTTGGAGTTAAGCAAAGCCTCCACGTCCTTCAGGCGTGCCTGGGCAGTCAGCAGGTCCCCTTCCTTCTTGGCATTCCTGCAGGGCAAAGGGTGGCACAGGTGAGTGGCACGGCAGGAATAATCACAGTCATCAGGAAATGCTTTGGttcaaagggaccttaaagctcatcttgttccacgccctgccatgggaagggacatcttccactagaacaggttgttccaagccccgtccaacccggcctgggacacctccagggatccagtcacagcttttctgggcaacctgtgccagggcttcaccaccctcacagggaaaaatttcttcccaatatcccatctaaccctgccctctggcagggggaagacattcccccttgtcctgtcactccagacccTTGTCTGAAATCCCCCTCAAAATTTTCTAATCCCTCTAAGTACTGAAAAGGACTCCAAGGACT
The DNA window shown above is from Melospiza melodia melodia isolate bMelMel2 chromosome 25, bMelMel2.pri, whole genome shotgun sequence and carries:
- the LMNA gene encoding lamin — its product is MATPSQKRSTRSGAAGTPLSPTRITRLQEKEDLQELNDRLAVYIDKVRSLELENAGLRLRITESEEVVSREVSGIKAAYESELADARKTLDSVAKERARLQLELSKVREEHKELKARNAKKEGDLLTAQARLKDVEALLNSKEAALSTALGEKRNLENEVRDLRGQVAKLESALGEAKKQLQDEMLRRVDAENRLQTLKEELEFQKNIYSEELRETKRRHETRLVEIDNGRQREFESKLSEALQELRSQHEAQIRMYKEELEKTYGAKLENAKQSAERNSNMVGAAHEELQQTRIRIDNLSSEVSQLQKQLAAKEAKLHDLEDILARERETNRRLLSDKEREMAEMRARMQQQLDEYQELLDIKLALDMEINAYRKLLEGEEERLRLSPSPSSHKGASRSHLSTSSSSKKRKLEDSESRTSFSHHARTSGRVGVEEVDLEGKFVRLRNKSNEDQAMGNWQIKRQNGDDPPLTYRFPPKFTLKAGQVVTIWASGAGATHSPPSNLVWKAQNSWGSGDSLRTALINSNGEEVAMRKLVRTVVINDDEDEDDDEMSIHHRHHHGCSGSGDPGEYNLRSRTVVCGTCGQPADKSGSQNAGITSMSSGSSSSSVTVTRSYRSMGDSGIGLGDSLVTRNYLLGSSSPRRQAQAVQNCSIM